In Pseudonocardia sp. DSM 110487, the sequence TCTTCACGGTCCCGACGCCGACCACCAGCTCGCGGGCGATCTCGGCGTTGGACAGACCCCGCGCCATCAGGCGCAGCACCTCGCCCTCCCGCTCGGTGAGCCCCGCGCCGCGCAACGCGTCGCCGCCGCACCGGCCGATCGTGGCGACGAGCTCGCGCACCGCGGCCGGGAACAGCAGCGACTCACCCTCGGCGACAGTGCGCACCGCCTGCACGATCTCGGCAGGCCGGGCGCGTTTGAGCAGGAACCCGGTGGCACCGGCCTGGAGGGCGTCGTAGACGTAGCCGTCGTTGCCGAACGTCGTGAGCATCAGCACCCGCGGCCGATCGGCCCCCCTCGACTCCACGAGGTGCCGGGTGGCCGTGATCCCGTCGACCTTCGGCATCCGCACGTCCATCAGGACGACGTCCGGCTCGAGCCTGCGCACGAGCCCGGGGACCTCCGCACCGTCGGCGGCCTCGCCGAGCACCTCGATGTCCCGTTCGGCGTCGAGGATCCTCCTGAGCCCCGCCCGTACCAGCTCCTCGTCGTCCACCAGCAGCACGCGGATCGCCCGACCGTTCACGCCCGCATCCTCGCGGGTCCGAACGGCAGACGGGCGGCGACGCGCCAGCAGAGCCCGACCCCCGCGAGTCGCGATCTCGATGCGGCCGAGTCGCGCTCAGGAGTGCGCGTCGACCACTTGGATGCGCACCCGCTTGTTGCCCTTGCCCTTCGACTCGGTGCCCGTCACCCGCACCGCCCCGACCTCGGCGGTGCTCGCGACGTGCGTGCCGCCGTCGGCCTGCTTGTCCAGCCCGACGATGTCGATCACGCGCAGCGGGTCGATCTCCCGCGGGATGAGGTTGGCCGCGGTGCGGATCAGCGCCGGGTCGGCGTCGGCGGCGTCGCGTCCGAGGAACTCGACGACCACGGCCCTGGCCGCCGCCAGCTCGTCGTTGATCCGGGTTTCCAGGCGCTTGCCGAGCTCCGCGGAGATCGACTCGAGCGGGAAGTCCAGCCTCCCCGACCCGGGCTCCATGTTGCCGCCGGTGA encodes:
- a CDS encoding alanyl-tRNA editing protein, encoding MTEELFATDAYLRSFEAAITEVDREAGRVALARTAFYPGGGGQPHDLGTLDWGSGPVAVTKVKREAGRIWHWLDSAYLPAAGTGLAGEIDWSRRHLLMRTHTALHVLCGVVWSEFAIPVTGGNMEPGSGRLDFPLESISAELGKRLETRINDELAAARAVVVEFLGRDAADADPALIRTAANLIPREIDPLRVIDIVGLDKQADGGTHVASTAEVGAVRVTGTESKGKGNKRVRIQVVDAHS
- a CDS encoding response regulator transcription factor, giving the protein MNGRAIRVLLVDDEELVRAGLRRILDAERDIEVLGEAADGAEVPGLVRRLEPDVVLMDVRMPKVDGITATRHLVESRGADRPRVLMLTTFGNDGYVYDALQAGATGFLLKRARPAEIVQAVRTVAEGESLLFPAAVRELVATIGRCGGDALRGAGLTEREGEVLRLMARGLSNAEIARELVVGVGTVKTHVGNVLTKVGARDRTQAVVAAYESGFIDPRRPA